The proteins below come from a single Aegilops tauschii subsp. strangulata cultivar AL8/78 chromosome 6, Aet v6.0, whole genome shotgun sequence genomic window:
- the LOC109780682 gene encoding E3 ubiquitin-protein ligase BRE1-like 1 isoform X1 produces MGSTGEPDRKRRLSGSFAQGVDAVPPAKRPALPPSSDDKKLDFAVIKYRNQKLSEQLEVHKSEYHALEGKFDDLKQKQKSHHETQDLVNKSWQHLVRDLKAISVCKSGSQNSSCSAVPSNESTDGACIRKDKDFLSRLVETGATESSGCHLENHVHSSTTDVLQNILFSSNDSWHANEKLPLDHFTALPEDERIRELRSTASEISLELTDAVRALGDLHLKHRQLTEKHHEERYLNARSKAEQKRLKEELASAAAELEESNHKLAVLKAQGDTTHGTPILFPTLGNKSFPQDNVRDKQKELQDLGASHKEFMGLISQRLAEIRRLHEERIEILNKLATFQNILTDLKSISSSKAFQVLKDQLQKSQAELDQCRTLLEKLQVNKDKLIWQEREINVKVDLSGIPHRVSLNCESTLAVLDQNLRKVVDEKNMLALKLEESSREPGRNQTISEFKALVSSLPEEMGAMQTELSKYKDDASELHSLRAEVRSISDILARNEHAINESLCKSTRAGPEVRDLRSRVHELRQTNCELKLFVEMYKRESTDSRDVLESKDREYCEWARAHSLKSSLDDSRLEQRVKAAIEAEATSQQRLANGEAQIAELRGKMESARRDIGSLSELLKSKHEEGEAYLSEIESIGQAYEDIQTQNQQLLQQIIERDDHNTKIFMEGVKVKQAQDTLHLELCNLNRNLRQAKGLMDLYKDKISQLDDKLKVWSEQTARLSEDGRRHSVSSGNAQRKLADVLGEAQQLRQSMDQVQSNVGRSRLEVAGLLVELEKDRFSKRRTEDDLESLSRKASSLRAKTEGSSVLEKVHQEVNEYRGILKCGVCRDRQKEVVITKCYHLFCNDCIQKLLRNRQRRCPSCALSFGANDVKPIYI; encoded by the exons ATGGGGAGCACCGGCGAGCCCGATCGGAAGCGGCGGCTATCTGGCTCCTTTGCGCAGGGTGTTGATGCCGTACCTCCCGCCAAGCGCCCAGCGCTTCCGCCTTCATCCGACGACAAGAAG CTTGATTTTGCTGTAATTAAATACAGAAACCAAAAGCTTTCAGAACAGCTAGAAGTCCATAAGTCTGAGTACCATGCCCTCGAGGGTAAATTTGATGATCTCAAACAGAAACAGAAGTCTCACCATGAGACCCAAGATCTTGTTAACAAGTCATGGCAGCAT CTTGTGAGAGATTTGAAGGCTATCTCTGTTTGCAAAAGTGGATCCCAAAATTCTTCCTGCAGTGCAGTTCCTAGCAACGAGTCTACAG ATGGTGCATGCATCCGGAAAGACAAGGACTTCCTTAGCAGGCTCGTTGAGACAGGTGCCACAGAAAGTTCTGGTTGCCATTTGGAAAACCACGTACACTCGTCAACTACTGATGTGCTGCAGAATATCTTGTTCTCATCAAATGATTCATGGCATGCAAACGAGAAGTTACCGTTAGATCACTTTACTGCATTACCCGAAGATG AGCGCATTAGGGAACTGCGAAGTACTGCTAGTGAGATATCACTAGAGCTTACTGATGCTGTACGAGCACTTGGTGATCTCCACTTGAAGCACAGACAGCTGACAGAGAAGCACCATGAAGAGAGATATTTAAATGCTCGAAGCAAAGCTGAACAGAAACGCCTTAAAG AGGAGTTGGCAAGTGCTGCTGCTGAGTTGGAAGAAAGCAACCACAAATTGGCAGTTCTCAAAGCACAGGGAGACACGACACATGGAACTCCAATCTTATTTCCAACTTTAGGAAATAAAAGCTTCCCTCAGGATAATGTCAGAGACAAACAAAAGGAATTGCAGGATCTAGGGGCTTCTCACAAGGAGTTTATG GGTCTGATTTCACAACGCCTGGCGGAAATAAGGAGACTTCATGAAGAGAGAATTGAAATTTTGAACAAGTTGGCTACTTTTCAG AACATTTTGACGGATTTGAAGAGCATTTCTTCTTCAAAAGCTTTCCAAGTTCTGAAGGATCAACTTCAGAAGTCACAAGCAGAGTTGGACCAATGCCGGACACTATTAGAGAAATTACAG GTTAATAAGGATAAATTGATATGGCAAGAAAGGGAAATTAATGTAAAAGTTGATCTGTCTGGAATTCCTCATAGGGTATCTCTCAATTGTGAGTCAACCCTTGCAGTTTTAGATCAGAATCTGCGGAAAGTAGTTGATGAAAAGAATATGCTTGCACTGAAACTTGAAGAATCTTCGAGAGAACCTG GTCGGAACCAAACCATATCAGAATTTAAAGCGCTGGTGTCATCACTGCCAGAAGAAATGGGCGCTATGCAAACTGAACTATCTAAGTACAAGGATGATGCTTCAGAATTGCATTCTTTACGAGCTGAAGTTCGCTCCATTTCTGATATTCTGGCTAGAAAT GAGCATGCCATCAACGAATCATTATGTAAATCCACTCGTGCTGGACCTGAAGTAAGGGATCTACGGTCCAGG GTTCATGAACTAAGGCAAACGAATTGCGAGTTAAAGCTCTTTGTGGAAATGTATAAGCGCGAATCTACTGATTCAAG AGATGTGCTGGAGTCGAAAGATAGAGAATACTGTGAATGGGCTCGTGCCCATAGCCTCAAATCTTCTCTTGATGATAGTAGGCTTGAACAGCGTGTTAAGGCAGCCATCGAAGCTGAAGCAACGTCTCAGCAGAGACTTGCAAATGGTGAAGCTCAGATTGCTGAATTAAGGGGGAAGATGGAGAGTGCCAGAAG AGATATTGGTAGTTTATCTGAATTATTGAAATCAAAGCATGAAGAAGGTGAAGCGTACCTGTCAGAGATTGAG AGTATTGGGCAAGCATATGAAGATATACAAACACAAAATCAACAATTGCTACAGCAAATTATCGAGAGAGATGACCACAATACAAAG ATCTTTATGGAAGGCGTTAAGGTGAAACAGGCACAGGATACTTTGCATTTAGAGTTATGCAATCTGAACAGGAATTTACGGCAGGCAAAGGGTTTGATGGATCTGTACAAAGATAAAATCTCCCAGTTAGACGACAAG TTAAAAGTTTGGTCAGAGCAGACAGCGAGACTTTCGGAGGATGGACGGCGACATTCTGTTTCTTCAGGCAATGCTCAAAGAAAGCTGGCGGATGTATTGGGAGAGGCTCAACAATTGAGACAGTCCATGGATCAAGTACAATCCAATGTTGGGAGGAGTCGACTAGAAGTTGCTGGACTTCTTGTAGAACTAGAGAAGGATAG GTTTAGTAAGAGGAGAACTGAGGACGATTTGGAATCGTTATCAAGGAAAGCTAGTTCTCTTAGAGCAAAGACAGAGGGATCGTCGGTGTTGGAAAAGGTTCATCAGGAGGTGAATGAGTACAGGGGAATATTGAAATGTGGTGTCTGTCGCGACCGACAGAAAGAG GTCGTGATTACCAAGTGCTACCATCTTTTCTGCAACGACTGTATACAGAAGTTGCTCAGAAACCGCCAGCGAAGGTGCCCTTCCTGTGCATTAAGCTTTGGGGCTAATGATGTGAAGCCGATTTATATATGA
- the LOC109780682 gene encoding E3 ubiquitin-protein ligase BRE1-like 1 isoform X2: MVCSSHFLERIRELRSTASEISLELTDAVRALGDLHLKHRQLTEKHHEERYLNARSKAEQKRLKEELASAAAELEESNHKLAVLKAQGDTTHGTPILFPTLGNKSFPQDNVRDKQKELQDLGASHKEFMGLISQRLAEIRRLHEERIEILNKLATFQNILTDLKSISSSKAFQVLKDQLQKSQAELDQCRTLLEKLQVNKDKLIWQEREINVKVDLSGIPHRVSLNCESTLAVLDQNLRKVVDEKNMLALKLEESSREPGRNQTISEFKALVSSLPEEMGAMQTELSKYKDDASELHSLRAEVRSISDILARNEHAINESLCKSTRAGPEVRDLRSRVHELRQTNCELKLFVEMYKRESTDSRDVLESKDREYCEWARAHSLKSSLDDSRLEQRVKAAIEAEATSQQRLANGEAQIAELRGKMESARRDIGSLSELLKSKHEEGEAYLSEIESIGQAYEDIQTQNQQLLQQIIERDDHNTKIFMEGVKVKQAQDTLHLELCNLNRNLRQAKGLMDLYKDKISQLDDKLKVWSEQTARLSEDGRRHSVSSGNAQRKLADVLGEAQQLRQSMDQVQSNVGRSRLEVAGLLVELEKDRFSKRRTEDDLESLSRKASSLRAKTEGSSVLEKVHQEVNEYRGILKCGVCRDRQKEVVITKCYHLFCNDCIQKLLRNRQRRCPSCALSFGANDVKPIYI, encoded by the exons ATGGTTTGTTCTTCACATTTCCTTG AGCGCATTAGGGAACTGCGAAGTACTGCTAGTGAGATATCACTAGAGCTTACTGATGCTGTACGAGCACTTGGTGATCTCCACTTGAAGCACAGACAGCTGACAGAGAAGCACCATGAAGAGAGATATTTAAATGCTCGAAGCAAAGCTGAACAGAAACGCCTTAAAG AGGAGTTGGCAAGTGCTGCTGCTGAGTTGGAAGAAAGCAACCACAAATTGGCAGTTCTCAAAGCACAGGGAGACACGACACATGGAACTCCAATCTTATTTCCAACTTTAGGAAATAAAAGCTTCCCTCAGGATAATGTCAGAGACAAACAAAAGGAATTGCAGGATCTAGGGGCTTCTCACAAGGAGTTTATG GGTCTGATTTCACAACGCCTGGCGGAAATAAGGAGACTTCATGAAGAGAGAATTGAAATTTTGAACAAGTTGGCTACTTTTCAG AACATTTTGACGGATTTGAAGAGCATTTCTTCTTCAAAAGCTTTCCAAGTTCTGAAGGATCAACTTCAGAAGTCACAAGCAGAGTTGGACCAATGCCGGACACTATTAGAGAAATTACAG GTTAATAAGGATAAATTGATATGGCAAGAAAGGGAAATTAATGTAAAAGTTGATCTGTCTGGAATTCCTCATAGGGTATCTCTCAATTGTGAGTCAACCCTTGCAGTTTTAGATCAGAATCTGCGGAAAGTAGTTGATGAAAAGAATATGCTTGCACTGAAACTTGAAGAATCTTCGAGAGAACCTG GTCGGAACCAAACCATATCAGAATTTAAAGCGCTGGTGTCATCACTGCCAGAAGAAATGGGCGCTATGCAAACTGAACTATCTAAGTACAAGGATGATGCTTCAGAATTGCATTCTTTACGAGCTGAAGTTCGCTCCATTTCTGATATTCTGGCTAGAAAT GAGCATGCCATCAACGAATCATTATGTAAATCCACTCGTGCTGGACCTGAAGTAAGGGATCTACGGTCCAGG GTTCATGAACTAAGGCAAACGAATTGCGAGTTAAAGCTCTTTGTGGAAATGTATAAGCGCGAATCTACTGATTCAAG AGATGTGCTGGAGTCGAAAGATAGAGAATACTGTGAATGGGCTCGTGCCCATAGCCTCAAATCTTCTCTTGATGATAGTAGGCTTGAACAGCGTGTTAAGGCAGCCATCGAAGCTGAAGCAACGTCTCAGCAGAGACTTGCAAATGGTGAAGCTCAGATTGCTGAATTAAGGGGGAAGATGGAGAGTGCCAGAAG AGATATTGGTAGTTTATCTGAATTATTGAAATCAAAGCATGAAGAAGGTGAAGCGTACCTGTCAGAGATTGAG AGTATTGGGCAAGCATATGAAGATATACAAACACAAAATCAACAATTGCTACAGCAAATTATCGAGAGAGATGACCACAATACAAAG ATCTTTATGGAAGGCGTTAAGGTGAAACAGGCACAGGATACTTTGCATTTAGAGTTATGCAATCTGAACAGGAATTTACGGCAGGCAAAGGGTTTGATGGATCTGTACAAAGATAAAATCTCCCAGTTAGACGACAAG TTAAAAGTTTGGTCAGAGCAGACAGCGAGACTTTCGGAGGATGGACGGCGACATTCTGTTTCTTCAGGCAATGCTCAAAGAAAGCTGGCGGATGTATTGGGAGAGGCTCAACAATTGAGACAGTCCATGGATCAAGTACAATCCAATGTTGGGAGGAGTCGACTAGAAGTTGCTGGACTTCTTGTAGAACTAGAGAAGGATAG GTTTAGTAAGAGGAGAACTGAGGACGATTTGGAATCGTTATCAAGGAAAGCTAGTTCTCTTAGAGCAAAGACAGAGGGATCGTCGGTGTTGGAAAAGGTTCATCAGGAGGTGAATGAGTACAGGGGAATATTGAAATGTGGTGTCTGTCGCGACCGACAGAAAGAG GTCGTGATTACCAAGTGCTACCATCTTTTCTGCAACGACTGTATACAGAAGTTGCTCAGAAACCGCCAGCGAAGGTGCCCTTCCTGTGCATTAAGCTTTGGGGCTAATGATGTGAAGCCGATTTATATATGA